One segment of Daphnia magna isolate NIES linkage group LG2, ASM2063170v1.1, whole genome shotgun sequence DNA contains the following:
- the LOC116916571 gene encoding general transcription factor 3C polypeptide 1 isoform X1: MEFPENIPGCILDEIALEGLEGLTISTLWIRLTKRKNFPIALDDQSKRFIWKIICKNDAVEMFKLAVPRPLLIDYNRYDNLDPELEIICEPETLPEDIYPVAAVEDKVNGIRGSCATYNTRKNITPEAKTLSLEESVSKYGEQLVLVACQAARNVALAGVQTGVLETLAINSYIMLERIGRSREHGDVTQGRYGLSRLNIPPKSAFYFRKRLLADGLIVKQPISMRVSNRNVLGTLLHLSRFYSLRLPKLLYLIKRLIQILKDSPPHYMLDYPTIRTKLSTSLQLKKILAASEMRQYAVVESVPYRFYFPDATIKDWKMRNCDNEKQVKVVRLIDPSIDPEALFQGDEAPPDDGSLYSEGEEESSSSGILSNAVIQRHHHSIVQQAYAFVEASGSEGLTQGALAEQLGLSQLDARSTIRVLSRLMMVHCVVKEVKKNRVFLYVSKNHFGANAIRAQFEQEQQKIKGLMQVGNESVTDYNQTTTSTPSLASSTNVQLEKDVTLREEEVAEDDGLFRPNVPRGILAEGETISDLTHRSLRRVNIILEAIRQHLVIEEIGVLLRLVTAEEAKEGVDARMDRRSLKRLLARLSNEGQLKNMRIVLRCGDRERALNFICQPGVDQNNSVIRSAIDQAKMKLFCLSKHKYSRSTSAKPEKSQLKNEKLEFNDTSVQLDPSLCDSVKQVKEQLLKGQGQGTKSFPFKVVHATNSGRVYGTEPKCIRVKEIHTLLYYLVYGYDGELFSDQAQAREALRNENPILEGVDDEAFENLPDIYKTKLGWQTFIEPLPAHSGWPSGWSFLCDILLRLPLSIFLKVVNITYQIEGLETYLKHPIKQYVLLKHLPMDIRQGLIYARKYIFSVHEIITNMVYLGLAQFGPHSLKEKDQVFIYLNRKTTIMDTTTSNPGYHHITRDMEYEKKTFIFESMEDVEKYWYEVWTICSNTLLGSVSTVAGQSITLEMLRKKPAMIEAMRMREPHEAPLLDTGEVPGDHLGAAGFDSAFFAHLKRNWTYNKATTMINRLELQVKKTGTGGKADKSPQTKTSNLAAAPGRLASLRDNAIRFTQCTTQDGTNLTIPVTLVDNANPTRGQKRKRHDSKKSSPTVGWSKVGPKKTRVSTKPASKTRVVKPRKQKGPRRPYYDEKDRQALLLMRRLRVTWSAMEDSFLLMCKVAGTYIHGSLRHSVPFIVVRDCLHETYPESRNKTSRACQRRVAYMMRNPTTEYQVVNAYQELEQDPEIEAVSGGGPITKEDRKHGVEKTEELIVTRFRKLLEYLKPRYSQGGNSSAIPGLKLPDTIEEFHQQYELTYSLANLRHRRPILEVNNVVDVNCNVVYNVIHSSMCTTEDKTAWGFHLFNIYQQYPDNLVRSTLAKMKNDMMIAQRKRSLVRNKKFSEMPLSAVPYKLSITYIHLFLSRYQYPVFHRSYQRLRSIIAEKEKVPQDNQEDWSGVEVSRIHEGGNAAMVVSLFAIGMARFRFTIPEQIIIFDPKLKDHPEEFDNLIKRYNNWVKDVDAAAQNASKEDRAQIQRRRLGMTSAAASNAVAAIPKLMSTTMIMDNEESNQAPTGTRGSSESVSTLSMDRTQNQLIMRTASRIGLHMLREDMTQDSQLPGQSAPHIQQEHFVINSCKVFVDVILPESEHEGWLFISPKKKQEIIDSIPTTVPFADTVSEQSFLDLYDQHKLSQSVKQDAIRVLQLITSKKEMGIVVSELPYIVGSLSDSSCTLDQHISFMVDSRVIQKVGVVAQRFVAIQHIDPWVIKSFRLLRSGKEKLEPFNSAHMVAKQNDDKSEPKAQTEEVKISVSEEISKEETSSMPAETKGNAGESQQQSQMEEEMETCQPGESRDEGTTSVIPAGTVSESANEVVPGRRKRTLPSFHHSSKKSRTVDSLGSNDRVDLLVMVKPWVKIDGGLNRRVLDRLLGGLLSHVLLKPGSNMGQLAERFHPALQPFQTRELLELLEKIGCVEFYGIRKTGKAGLFAARTTLEIVPLDRFARDQDIYVDPKSEAILRLGEFIGEKKYEKDYIPKCSCHNNVET; this comes from the exons ATGGAATTTCCAGAAAACATTCCGGGATGCATATTAGACGAAATTGCTCTAGAAGGACTCGAAGGACTGACTATTTCCA CACTGTGGATCCGATTAACTAAGCGAAAGAATTTCCCCATTGCCTTAGATGATCAATCTAAACGCTTCATCTGGAAAATTATTTGTAAAAATGATGCTGTTGAAATGTTCAAGTTGGCGGTTCCCAGGCCTTTATTGATAGACTATAATCGATATGACAACCTGGATCCAGAACTTGAAATCATTTGTGAACCT GAAACTCTTCCTGAAGACATTTATCCTGTTGCcgctgttgaggacaaagtAAATGGAATACGAGGATCATGTGCCACATACAACACAAGGAAAAATATCACTCCAGAAGCAAAAACTCTTAGTTTGGAAGAATCAGTCTCAAA ATATGGTGAACAGCTTGTTTTAGTGGCTTGCCAAGCAGCAAGAAATGTTGCCTTGGCTGGAGTTCAAACTGGTGTTTTGGAAACTCTTGCAATTAACTCCTACATCATGCTAGAAAGAATTGGTAGGTCAAGGGAACATGGAGATGTAACTCAGGGGAGATATGGTCTCAGCCGATTGAATATTCCACCAAAATCTGCCTTTTACTTCAGAAAGAGGTTGTTAGCAGATGGTCTCATTGTGAAACAG CCTATTTCAATGAGAGTCAGCAATCGAAATGTACTTGGAACACTTCTTCATTTATCACGATTCTACAGCCTAAGACTACCCAAATTACTTTATTTGATCAAGCGTCTCATACAGATTCTAAAG GATTCTCCTCCTCATTATATGCTTGATTATCCAACGATAAGAACCAAGCTAAGCACTTCTCTTCagcttaaaaaaattcttgcgGCAAGTGAAATGCGACAATATGCAGTAGTGGAATCA GTACCTTATCGATTTTATTTCCCGGACGCTACGATAAAGG ATTGGAAAATGCGGAAttgtgacaatgaaaaacaagtaaaagtTGTCCGGCTAATCGATCCAAGCATCGATCCTGAGGCTCTATTTCAAGGGGATGAAGCTCCTCCAGATGACGGGTCTCTTTACAGCGAAGGTGAAGAAGAAAGTTCGTCTTCTGGAATTTTGTCGAATGCCGTCATCCAACGACACCATCATTCGATTGTACAACAAGCTTATGCATTCGTGGAAGCAAGTGGATCCGAAGGATTGACACAAGGAGCTTTAGCTGAGCAACTTGGCCTCAGTCAGCTTGATGCACGTTCAACTATCCGTGTACTGTCTCGTCTTATGATGGTACACTGTGTTGTAAAGGAAGTGAAGAAAAATCGTGTTTTTTT GTATGTTTCGAAAAATCATTTTGGTGCCAATGCTATCAGAGCACAGTTCGAACAAGAGcagcaaaaaattaaaggacTAATGCAAGTCGGCAATGAATCTGTTACCGATTACAATCAAACAACAACTTCAACCCCATCCTTAGCATCGTCTACAAATGTACAATTggag AAAGATGTCACTTTGAGGGAAGAAGAGGTCGCGGAGGATGATGGACTATTTCGACCAAACGTCCCACGAGGAATTTTAGCTGAAGGCGAAACAATTTCCGATTTAACACATCGTAGCCTAAGACGAGTAAATATTATTCTGGAAGCCATTCGCCAGCATTTGGTGATAGAAGAGATTGGTGTTTTACTTAGG CTAGTTACAGCTGAAGAGGCTAAAGAAGGTGTTGATGCTCGAATGGACAGACGATCTCTAAAACGATTGCTAGCCCGCTTATCAAATGAAGGGCAGCTGAAGAATATGCGAATAGTTCTTCG GTGTGGCGATCGTGAGCGTGCTCTCAATTTCATCTGCCAACCTGGTGTTGATCAAAACAACAGTGTTATTCGTTCGGCAATCGACCAAGCCAAGAtgaaacttttttgtttatctaaACATAAATATAGTCGTTCGACTTCTGCGAAACCTGAAAAGTCCCAATTGAAGAATGAAAAACTGGAATTTAATGATACGTCAGTTCAGTTGGATCCATCTCTGTGTGACAGTGTCAAACAGGTCAAAGAACAATTGCTTAAAGGCCAAGGCCAAGGAACGAAAAG ttttccttTCAAAGTTGTTCACGCCACCAACAGTGGACGAGTGTACGGCACTGAGCCTAAGTGCATCCGCGTGAAAGAAATCCATACCCTCTTATATTATCTCGTGTATGGATACGATGGTGAATTGTTCAGTGATCAAGCTCAGGCGAGGGAAGCGCTCAGAAATGAAAACCCCATTCTTGAGGGCGTAGACGATGAAGCATTTGAAAATCTTCCAGATATTTACAAG ACTAAATTAGGTTGGCAGACGTTCATCGAACCTCTGCCGGCACACAGCGGATGGCCTTCCGGATGGTCTTTTCTTTGCGACATACTTTTACGATTACCTCTTTCAATTTTCCTGAAAGTGGTTAACATCACCTATCAAATTGAGGGGCTCGAAACCTATCTCAAACATCCGATTAAACAATACGTGCTACTTAAACACCTACCAATGGATATACGGCAAGGTCTTATTTATGCTCGGAAGTATATTTTTAGTGTCCACGAAATCATCACAAATATGGTTTATCTCGGACTTGCGCAATTTGGTCCACATAGCCTTAAG gaaaaagatcAAGTCTTCATTTACTTGAACCGGAAAACCACTATAATGGATACAACTACCTCTAACCCTGGATATCATCATATTACACGTGACATGGAATATGAGAagaaaacttttatttttgaatctATGGAAGACGTGGAAAAATACTG GTACGAAGTTTGGACCATTTGTTCCAACACTCTGTTAGGCAGTGTCAGCACGGTAGCCGGGCAAAGCATAACTCTAGAAATGTTAAGAAAGAAACCCGCCATGATTGAAGCAATGCGAATGCGTGAGCCACACGAAGCGCCGCTTTTAGATACAGGAGAAGTCCCTGGCGATCATCTGGGCGCTGCAGGGTTTGATTCTGCCTTTTTCGCACACTTGAAA AGAAACTGGACATACAACAAGGCGACGACGATGATCAACAGGTTGGAATTGCAAGTCAAGAAAACAGGAACTGGAGGTAAAGCAGACAAATCACCGCAAACGAAAACTTCCAACCTAGCCGCCGCTCCGGGCCGCCTTGCCAGTTTAAGAGACAACGCTATTCGATTTACTCAGTGCACCACGCAAGATGGAACAAATTTAACAATTCCCGTAACATTGGTGGACAACGCAAATCCTACCAGAGGTCAAAAAAGAAAGCGACATGATAGTAAAAAATCTTCTCCGACTGTCGGTTGGTCAAAAGTTGGTCCGAAGAAGACAAGAG tcTCCACCAAACCTGCGTCAAAGACCAGAGTAGTCAAACCTCGTAAGCAAAAGGGTCCACGACGGCCTTATTACGATGAAAAGGACAGGCAAGCTTTGCTTCTGATGCGTCGATTACGAGTAACGTGGTCAGCCATGGAGGACAGCTTCCTTCTCATGTGTAAA GTCGCTGGTACATACATCCACGGAAGTTTACGCCATAGCGTACCCTTCATTGTTGTACGTGATTGTCTCCATGAAACTTACCCAGAATCTCGGAATAAGACCTCACGGGCTTGCCAACGCCGAGTAGCTTACATGATGCGAAACCCCACCACAGAGTACCAAGTCGTAAACGCTTATCAAGAACTTGAGCAGGATCCCGAAATTGAGGCGGTTTCAGGTGGAGGACCAATAACTAAGGAGGATCGAAAACATGGGGTCGAAAAGACGGAGGAACTGATCGTTACCAG ATTTCGAAAGCTGCTTGAGTACTTGAAACCCCGCTATTCACAAGGAGGAAATTCTAGTGCTATACCTGGCCTAAAACTGCCTGATACTATTGAAGAATTCCACCAGCAGTATGAGTTGACGTACTCGCTTGCAAATCTGCGACACCGTCGACCTATTTTGGAAGTAAACAACGTGGTGGACGTAAACTGCAATGTGGTCTACAACGTTATTCACAGTTCAATGTGCACGACGGAAGACAAAACAGCTTGGGGCTTTCACCTTTTCAACATTTATCAACAGTATCCTGATAATCTGGTCCGCTCAACTCttgccaaaatgaaaaatgatatGATGATCGCACAGCGAAAACGCTCTCTAGTCAG GAATAAGAAGTTTTCTGAGATGCCATTGAGTGCAGTTCCATATAAGTTATCAATTACATACATCCATCTTTTCCTCTCGCGATACCAGTACCCAGTTTTCCATCGTTCCTACCAGCGTCTACGTTCCATTATAgctgaaaaggaaaaagttcCTCAAGACAACCAAG AAGACTGGTCCGGAGTTGAAGTCAGCCGCATTCACGAGGGGGGAAATGCTGCTATGGTAGTCTCACTTTTTGCTATTGGCATGGCTCGATTTCGCTTTACCATTCCAGAACAAATCATTATCTTTGATCCTAAACTGAAG GACCATCCTGAAGAGTTCGATAATCTGATTAAACGTTACAACAACTGGGTCAAAGATGTCGACGCTGCAGCCCAAAACGCAAGCAAAGAAGATCGAGCACAAATACAACGGCGTCGATTAGGCATGACTTCAGCCGCCGCATCCAATGCAGTTGCCGCAATCCCAAAACTAATGAGTACAACAATGATTATGGACAATGAAGAATCTAACCAAGCTCCGACTGGCACTAGAGGAAGCAGTGAAAGCGTATCTACCTTAAGCATGGACAGAACCCAAAATCAGTTGATAATGCGGACCGCCTCGCGAATTGGTCTTCACATGCTACGCGAAGATATGACGCAGGATTCTCAATTACCTGGTCAGTCGGCGCCGCACATCCAGCAGGAACATTTCGTCATTAACTCTTGCAAAGTATTCGTCGACGTGATTTTACCGGAATCTGAGCATGAGGGTTGGCTGTTCATAAGTCCTAAGAAGAAGCAAGAGATTATTGATTCCATTCCTACCACCGTTCCTTTCGCCGATACTGTTTCGGAGCAATCATTTTTGGATCTGTATGATCAACATAAGCTCAGCCAATCCGTAAAACAAGATGCCATCAGAGTATTGCAGTTGATTACGAGTAAGAAAGAAATGGGCATCGTAGTTTCAGAACTGCCATATATAGTAGGAAGCCTCAGCGATTCATCGTGCACGTTGGACCAACACATCTCTTTCATGGTGGACAGTCGTGTTATACAAAAAGTCGGCGTTGTAGCCCAGCGGTTTGTTGCAATTCAGCATATCGATCCATGGGTTATTAAATCATTTCGGTTGCTGAGaagtggaaaagaaaaactggagCCGTTTAACAGCGCCCACATGGTAGCCAAGCAAAATGATGATAAATCTGAACCAAAGGCTCAAACAGAAGAAGTGAAAATCTCAGTGTCGGAAGAAATcagcaaagaagaaacaagttCGATGCCAGCTGAAACTAAAGGAAACGCAGGAGAGTCCCAACAGCAAAGCCAAATGGAAGAGGAAATGGAAACTTGCCAACCAGGAGAAAGTCGAGATGAAGGAACAACATCAGTTATTCCAGCTGGCACCGTTTCAGAATCTGCGAATGAGGTAGTCCCTGGCCGTCGAAAGCGAACGCTCCCGTCTTTTCATCATTCTTCCAAGAAATCACGCACGGTTGATAGCCTAGGATCAAA TGATCGCGTCGACCTTTTAGTAATGGTCAAACCGTGGGTCAAAATCGACGGAGGCCTCAATCGACGTGTTCTAGATCGCTTGCTTGGag GTCTACTTTCTCATGTGCTTTTAAAACCTGGATCCAACATGGGACAGTTGGCCGAGCGTTTCCATCCAGCACTACAGCCGTTTCAGACTAGAGAACTGTTGGAG CTATTGGAAAAAATTGGATGCGTGGAATTCTATGGCATCAGGAAGACGGGCAAAGCGGGACTGTTCGCTGCACGCACCACACTCGAAATCG TTCCTCTCGATAGATTTGCAAGGGATCAAGACATCTATGTTGACCCGAAGAGTGAAGCCATTCTTCGACTGGGTGAATTCATCGGCGAAAAAAAATACGAGAAAGATTACATCCCCAAATGCAGCTGTCACAACAACGTGGAGACCTAA